From the genome of Sphingobacterium kitahiroshimense, one region includes:
- a CDS encoding IS3 family transposase, producing the protein MKYYNNQRIRINLNGMSPMEYRAHYIKNTA; encoded by the coding sequence ATTAAGTATTATAATAACCAACGGATACGGATTAATTTAAATGGAATGAGCCCGATGGAATACCGAGCTCATTATATCAAAAACACTGCGTAA